From the Daucus carota subsp. sativus chromosome 8, DH1 v3.0, whole genome shotgun sequence genome, one window contains:
- the LOC108199976 gene encoding L-ascorbate oxidase homolog: MRDVKSVVSCLVLLFFVVLQQCAVNAEDPYRFYSWRIHYGFVYPLGVKQQVIMINGQFPGPQINAVTNDNLIISVYNALGEPFLLSWNGLQHRRNSWQDGVPGTNCPIPPRRNFTYMLQAKDQIGSFFYFPSLAMHKASGGFGAIKIFSRYRIPVPFAQPAGDHTVLAGDWYKRSHRQLKMILDAGHALPAPDGILINGQGWNGYTFAVDQGKTYRFRISNVGLTTSINFRIQGHTMKLVETEGSHTLQNSYGSLDVHLGQSYSVLVTANQAPKDYYIVVSSRLASPVRTTTAILHYSNSRTQVWGPPPRGPTSQVYSSLAQARSIRWNLTASGPRPNPQGSYHYGLIKTTRTIMLVNSAPWINGKQRYAINSVSFVPGDTPLKLADYFNIGGVYNLGSMPDRPSYGGAYLTTSVMAADFRSFVEIVFQNWEDTVQSYHIDGHAFFVVGMDGGQWTPGSRSRYNLRDTVARSTTQVYPKSWTAIYMALDNVGMWNIRSENWARQYLGQQFYLRVYSPAHSWRDEYPIPKNALLCGRARGRHTRPF; encoded by the exons atgagagatGTAAAAAGTGTAGTTTCTTGCTTGGTTCTACTTTTCTTTGTTGTTCTTCAACAATGTGCTGTGAATGCTGAAGACCCTTACAGGTTTTACTCATGGAGGATCCATTATGGCTTCGTTTATCCACTTGGTGTCAAACAACag GTGATTATGATAAATGGGCAGTTTCCAGGGCCACAGATTAATGCTGTTACTAATGACAACTTAATTATTAGTGTTTATAATGCTCTAGGCGAACCATTTCTACTTTCTTG GAATGGCTTGCAGCACAGAAGGAACTCATGGCAAGATGGTGTTCCCGGAACCAACTGCCCAATCCCCCCACGACGTAACTTTACATATATGCTCCAAGCTAAAGATCAGATTGGGAGTTTTTTTTACTTCCCTTCACTTGCAATGCATAAAGCTTCTGGAGGTTTTGGTGCCATCAAAATCTTCAGTCGCTACCGGATTCCTGTACCTTTCGCTCAACCTGCTGGTGACCACACTGTGCTAGCTGGAGATTGGTACAAACGAAGCCATAGG CAACTGAAAATGATCTTAGATGCCGGTCATGCTCTCCCTGCTCCGGATGGTATTCTTATTAATGGTCAAGGCTGGAATGGATACACATTTGCAGTTGATCAAG GAAAAACATATAGATTTAGGATATCAAATGTTGGACTCACAACATCAATCAACTTTAGAATTCAGGGACATACTATGAAACTAGTCGAAACAGAAGGATCACATACACTTCAAAACTCCTATGGTTCCCTAGATGTCCATTTAGGACAATCCTATTCTGTCTTGGTTACAGCAAATCAGGCACCAAAGGACTACTACATAGTTGTTTCTTCACGCCTTGCATCTCCAGTACGCACCACCACAGCAATTCTTCACTATAGTAACTCTCGGACCCAGGTTTGGGGGCCTCCTCCAAGGGGACCTACCAGCCAGGTCTATTCGTCCCTGGCTCAGGCCAGATCAATTCG TTGGAATTTAACTGCAAGTGGACCGAGGCCAAATCCACAAGGGTCGTACCACTACGGACTAATTAAAACTACACGAACAATTATGCTTGTGAATTCTGCTCCATGGATTAATGGCAAGCAAAGATATGCAATCAACAGTGTCTCATTTGTTCCTGGAGACACGCCACTAAAACTAGCAGACTACTTTAACATTGGAGGAGTTTATAACCTTGGTAGCATGCCTGACAGGCCAAGCTACGGAGGTGCTTATCTTACAACCTCTGTCATGGCTGCTGATTTTCGATCTTTTGTTGAAATCGTGTTTCAAAATTGGGAGGACACAGTGCAGTCATATCATATCGATGGTCATGCTTTCTTTGTTGTCGG GATGGATGGTGGACAATGGACGCCAGGTAGTAGATCACGATACAATCTAAGAGATACAGTTGCTCGAAGCACAACACAG GTTTATCCAAAGTCATGGACTGCAATCTACATGGCTTTGGACAATGTAGGAATGTGGAACATAAGATCCGAAAACTGGGCAAGACAGTACTTAGGACAGCAGTTCTATTTGAGGGTATACTCCCCTGCTCATTCATGGCGAGACGAGTATCCAATCCCTAAGAATGCTCTTCTTTGTGGTCGTGCAAGAGGGCGTCACACTCGCCCATTTTGA
- the LOC135148485 gene encoding uncharacterized protein LOC135148485 yields MVTQSYNDQRPDNTNKSLPLGAAAADDAVSINVRCSNGSKFSVRASVGSTVSQFKQIVAENCDVPAVQQRLIYKGRILKDDQTLDSYGLIGFCSWVSSCETRPWLRNFLPHKAISMVVMDRSRKGGEEELFLAIIVP; encoded by the exons ATGGTTACTCAATCTTACAACGATCAACGCCCCGACAACACCAATAAGTCGCTTCCCCTCGGCGCCGCCGCAGCTGACGACGCCGTCTCCATCAACGTCCGCTGTTCCAACGGCTCCAAGTTTAGTGTCCGAGCGAGTGTGGGATCCACTGTGTCGCAGTTCAAACAAATCGTCGCGGAGAATTGCGATGTTCCAGCTGTGCAGCAGCGGCTGATTTACAAGGGACGGATCTTAAAGGATGATCAAACCCTAGATAGTTATGGCTTAATTGGGTTCTGTAGCTGGGTAAGTTCATGTGAGACCCGACCATGGCTCAG GAACTTCTTGCCTCACAAGGCCATATCCATGGTGGTGATGGATAGGTCCAGAAAGGGTGGAGAAGAAGAGCTATTTTTGGcgataattgtgccttaa
- the LOC108197130 gene encoding putative pentatricopeptide repeat-containing protein At3g13770, mitochondrial, with protein MFNSSFNMEISVVSSSLYQQPLLLASRVSAAAGHDSKHWNSLIKQHTRLKNDSAILATYTQMESIGILPDHTTLPLVLKACARLGAVEKGKLLHAQIVNTDLIDDVRVGTALVDFYCKCGFPDDASLVFAEMNEIDVVAWNAMISGCVRCCEYEEAMLLFTRMQNQGFRCNSVTVVALLLACGELLDLGTGKEVHGYCLRNGLSDFNHHVATALIGFYLKFDVTSATRVFALMPSKNTVSWNAMITAYFEVEDYLKALQLFVKMVMAGFESDAVTMLIVLQACTEYGSLHLGRQIHQLIIKSGISKDMYIINALINMYGNNGMLRSSCDLFESASTKDVALWNSMLSVYLKEGSVVETLALFNKMQLTGFTGDVRTIVSGLRLCVELPTGLRDGKCLQASAIKNGIQRNMHIGNALLSMYADFNCIDDALKVFQELTDAGDVVSWHTLISALTRNGLKGQAWEIFGKMLESEVSPNTHTIISILASCKDEMSLSLGKSIHGYAIKHRAEVDPLLNTALTEMYMNCNDEATATNLFERFQDNDIVSWNSMIGCYIKTDQAQKALFLFDSMMSKVDPNSVTIINLLSGCTKLANLPLGQRLHAYALRRQFSFEYDLSLANAFITMYARCGDMHSAEKIFESLPRKNVVSWNAMIAGYGMHGRGPNALLAFSKMLQDGCKPNSITFVSTLSACSHSGLIEQGLQLYDSMVQEYYITPEVVHYACVVDLLCRGGSLTEAKKFIDTMPISPDASVWRALLSGCRVYTDTKLAKTISTKLLELEPTNAGNYILLSNIYAAAGLWSEVNKLRSLLEEKGLTKPPGKSWIAVRSKLHYFTAGDKSHPQSDKIYLKLNSLLASVKEIGYVPDLRWVLHDEDEERKVRRISSHSEKLAIAFGLISIGNGSPIQINKNLRVCGDCHEFGKYVSKLVGREIVLRDGSRFHHFTNGICSCKDYW; from the coding sequence ATGTTTAATTCGTCTTTCAATATGGAAATCTCTGTAGTGTCAAGTAGCCTATATCAGCAGCCTCTTTTATTGGCCAGTAGAGTCTCAGCTGCAGCAGGACATGACTCGAAACACTGGAATTCATTAATAAAACAGCATACTAGATTAAAGAATGACAGTGCTATACTTGCTACTTATACACAAATGGAAAGCATTGGCATTTTGCCAGATCACACCACTCTGCCTCTAGTTCTCAAGGCTTGTGCTAGACTTGGAGCTGTCGAAAAAGGGAAATTGTTACATGCACAGATTGTGAATACAGATTTGATTGATGATGTTCGGGTTGGGACAGCTCTTGTTGATTTTTATTGCAAGTGTGGGTTTCCTGATGATGCTAGTCTTGTTTTTGCTGAAATGAATGAAATTGATGTGGTTGCCTGGAATGCTATGATTTCTGGTTGTGTGAGGTGTTGTGAGTATGAGGAGGCGATGCTCTTGTTTACTCGGATGCAAAATCAAGGGTTTAGGTGTAATTCAGTTACTGTCGTGGCATTGCTTTTGGCGTGTGGAGAGCTCTTGGATTTAGGAACTGGGAAGGAGGTTCATGGGTACTGTTTAAGGAATGGTTTGTCTGATTTTAATCACCATGTTGCTACTGCATTGATAGGATTCTATTTGAAATTCGATGTGACAAGTGCAACTCGTGTTTTTGCTTTAATGCCTTCAAAGAACACTGTAAGCTGGAATGCTATGATTACTGCTTATTTTGAGGTTGAGGATTACTTGAAAGCTCTTCAACTCTTCGTTAAAATGGTCATGGCTGGATTTGAGAGTGATGCTGTCACAATGCTAATTGTTCTACAGGCATGTACAGAATATGGCTCTCTTCATTTGGGACGTCAAATTCATCAGCTTATTATAAAGTCTGGAATTAGCAAAGATATGTACATCATCAATGCTTTGATAAATATGTATGGAAATAATGGAATGTTAAGATCTTCTTGTGATCTATTTGAATCTGCATCGACAAAAGATGTTGCGTTATGGAACTCAATGCTTTCTGTATATCTTAAGGAGGGCTCAGTTGTGGAAACACTGGCTTTGTTCAACAAAATGCAATTGACAGGTTTTACAGGTGATGTCAGAACGATTGTTTCTGGCTTGCGTTTATGTGTTGAGTTGCCTACTGGTTTAAGAGATGGTAAATGCTTACAAGCTTCGGCCATTAAGAATGGAATCCAGAGGAACATGCATATTGGGAATGCATTGTTAAGTATGTATGCAGACTTTAATTGTATCGATGATGCATTGAAGGTCTTTCAGGAACTGACAGATGCAGGAGATGTGGTATCGTGGCACACTTTGATCAGTGCATTGACTAGAAACGGCTTAAAGGGTCAAGCATGGGAGATTTTTGGGAAAATGCTAGAATCAGAGGTCAGCCCTAATACTCACACAATAATTTCTATTTTAGCTTCTTGTAAAGATGAAATGTCTCTGAGTTTGGGCAAGTCGATACATGGTTATGCAATAAAACACCGTGCTGAAGTAGACCCCTTACTGAACACGGCACTCACTGAGATGTATATGAACtgcaatgatgaagcaacagcTACAAATTTGTTTGAGAGGTTTCAAGATAATGATATTGTATCATGGAATTCTATGATTGGTTGTTACATAAAAACCGATCAAGCACAAAAGGCTCTGTTTCTTTTCGATAGTATGATGTCAAAAGTTGATCCCAATTCAGTTACAATCATAAATTTACTCTCAGGTTGCACCAAATTAGCCAATCTTCCTCTAGGCCAAAGATTACATGCTTATGCATTGAGAAGACAATTCTCATTTGAATACGATTTATCTCTTGCCAATGCATTCATAACTATGTATGCCAGATGTGGTGATATGCATTCTGctgaaaaaatatttgaaagtttACCAAGAAAAAATGTTGTCTCATGGAATGCAATGATTGCTGGTTACGGTATGCATGGACGTGGCCCCAATGCTTTGCTCGCCTTCTCAAAAATGCTACAAGATGGCTGTAAACCAAACAGCATAACATTTGTATCGACTTTGTCTGCCTGTAGTCACTCTGGTTTGATTGAGCAGGGATTGCAGCTTTACGACTCCATGGTTCAGGAATACTATATTACACCAGAAGTTGTCCACTATGCTTGTGTAGTAGATCTTCTTTGTCGTGGAGGGTCTTTAACTGAAGCCAAGAAGTTCATTGATACGATGCCTATTTCACCAGACGCGTCTGTCTGGAGAGCACTGCTCAGTGGCTGTCGAGTCTATACTGATACAAAACTAGCTAAAACAATCTCTACCAAACTTTTGGAGCTGGAACCGACAAATGCAGGAAACTATATATTGTTATCCAATATTTATGCTGCAGCAGGCCTTTGGTCTGAGGTGAACAAGTTGAGAAGCCTGCTGGAAGAAAAAGGCCTAACAAAGCCTCCGGGAAAAAGCTGGATAGCAGTTAGAAGCAAACTACACTATTTTACAGCCGGAGACAAGTCGCATCCTCAATCTGACAAGATATATTTGAAACTGAATTCCTTGTTGGCTTCGGTGAAGGAAATTGGGTATGTTCCTGATCTTCGTTGGGTTCTCCATGATGAAGATGAGGAGAGAAAAGTGAGGAGGATTTCAAGCCATAGTGAGAAACTCGCTATAGCATTTGGGCTGATTAGTATTGGTAATGGTAGTCCAATacaaattaacaaaaatttaagagTTTGCGGTGATTGCCATGAGTTTGGCAAGTATGTTTCCAAACTTGTTGGGAGGGAAATAGTCCTGAGAGATGGAAGCCgattccaccactttaccaaTGGCATCTGTTCATGCAAAGATTATTGGTGA
- the LOC108197050 gene encoding uncharacterized protein LOC108197050, whose amino-acid sequence MADVVQYKLERMVRELDDLERRNLFTKSEISEIVKQRRKFEYRLKRPSPLKQDYLNYIEYEKNLDKLRFLRRKAVSRELKKNGNQRMKKSVSDYSGVSRIIEIYKLVTNRFKGDLEIWFQFLEFCRIKKNGHLKKALAQVVRFHPKVPGVWIYAAAWEFDTNLNVAAARALMHAGLRACPTSVDLWVEYIRMELTYLNKLKARKVALGEDEGTLSREHLDPADEQWRDENKELFMALNDHKEKDEASNITNGEVEKKSDLFGEQGLSILQTVYSNAVKALPSDFSLRTRMLEILEATELAHSEEMKKKILNDMKRDFLKESEYWDWLARSEAGQLLKTHGMSEDISLHKLEKAIQIYEEAVEIVPSHMMFIHYTKFLVDAIGQQNGKMRSFTLANGVDSISHILMVYEKAERMGCLTEDLACQYVSFLMELGKSDEARKLAVRLCSGKFLDAVHLWNLRLSMEIRCITEKSPSLSKTDLSVVFELFKSILMRISVSKAQSLWLMALKFFANQRRYFDKLVEISLGLLAKYGGSDDGFCLSSSIVNICLQKDGIQSAREIYKRYLALPHPGLALYRSCIELEQNLASASSKPSLVEVQRLFETALATYDQDVSLWQDYHNMETKMGTSEAAAAVHWRARKTLKDNAALLTSQSL is encoded by the exons ATGGCGGACGTAGTCCAATACAAGCTAGAGCGCATGGTCCGAGAGCTCGACGACCTCGAGCGCCGCAACCTCTTCACCAAGTCCGAAATCTCCGAGATCGTCAAACAGCGCCGCAAGTTCGAGTACAGACTCAAGCGCCCCAGCCCACTCAAACAAGACTACCTGAATTACATTGAGTATGAGAAGAATTTGGATAAGCTTAGGTTCTTACGACGCAAGGCGGTGTCGAGAGAGCTCAAGAAAAATGGCAATCAGAGGATGAAGAAATCGGTTTCTGACTATTCGGGGGTATCGAGAATTATCGAGATTTATAAGCTGGTTACGAATAGGTTTAAGGGTGATTTGGAGATTTGGTTTCAGTTTCTCGAGTTTTGTAGGATAAAAAAGAATGGGCATTTGAAAAAG GCCCTTGCTCAGGTAGTTAGGTTTCATCCCAAAGTACCAGGGGTTTGGATATATGCTGCTGCTTGGGAATTTGACACCAACTTGAATGTAGCAGCTGCTCGTGCTCTAATGCATGCTGGATTAAGAGCGTGCCCAACTTCAGTTGATCTATGGGTAGAGTATATTCGTATGGAGCTGACTTATCTTAATAAGTTGAAAGCTCGAAAAGTTGCTCTTGGGGAAGACGAGGGAACACTGTCTCGAGAGCATCTTGATCCTGCAGATGAGCAGTGGCGAGATGAAAATAAAGAGTTGTTTATGGCTCTTAATGACCATAAGGAAAAGGATGAGGCATCAAATATTACAAATGGCGAGGTTGAGAAAAAATCTGATCTGTTTGGGGAGCAAGGTCTGAGCATTCTTCAAACCGTTTACAGCAATGCAGTGAAAGCCCTCCCTTCAGATTTTAGTTTGAGAACTCGAATGTTGGAGATACTTGAAGCGACAGAGTTAGCACATTCAGAAgaaatgaagaagaagataCTTAATGACATGAAAAGAGATTTTTTGAAAGAATCCGAGTATTGGGACTGGCTTGCGAGAAGTGAAGCAGGTCAACTTCTAAAAACCCATGGAATGAGTGAAGATATTAGCTTACATAAGTTGGAGAAAGCAATTCAG ATTTATGAGGAAGCTGTAGAAATTGTGCCTTCGCATATGATGTTTATACATTATACAAAATTTTTGGTTGATGCGATTGGTCAACAAAATGGAAAAATGCGTAGCTTTACTTTGGCTAATGGTGTAGATTCCATCTCACACATCTTAATGGTATATGAAAAAGCTGAGAGGATGGGTTGTCTTACGGAAGATCTTGCTTGCCAGTATGTATCTTTTTTAATGGAACTGGGAAAATCTGATGAAGCTAGGAAACTGGCAGTAAGGCTCTGCAGTGGAAAATTCTTGGATGCAGTGCATTTATGGAATTTGCGGCTATCAATGGAAATTAGATGCATAACAGAAAAGTCTCCATCTCTGAGCAAAACTGATCTTTCAGTTGTCTTCGAACTCTTCAAAAGTATTCTAATGAGAATATCAGTTTCAAAAGCTCAGAGCTTGTGGCTTATG GCTCTCAAATTCTTTGCAAATCAAAGACGTTATTTTGACAAGCTGGTGGAGATATCCCTTGGTTTATTGGCTAAATATGGTGGTAGCGATGATGGCTTTTGCCTTTCTTCTTCAATTGTTAATATATGTCTTCAAAAAGATGGAATTCAGAGTGCCAGAGAGATCTATAAGCG ATATCTTGCTTTACCTCATCCAGGTCTTGCATTATATCGAAGTTGCATAGAGCTGGAACAGAACCTTGCATCTGCAAGTAGTAAACCCAGTCTGGTAGAAGTCCAGAGGTTATTTGAGACCGCACTAGCAACCTATGATCAAGATGTGAGCTTGTGGCAAGATTATCATAATATGGAGACTAAA ATGGGGACTTCAGAAGCTGCTGCTGCTGTCCATTGGCGTGCAAGGAAGACACTCAAAGATAATGCTGCACTACTAACTTCTCAAAGTTTGTGA